One window of Papaver somniferum cultivar HN1 chromosome 9, ASM357369v1, whole genome shotgun sequence genomic DNA carries:
- the LOC113312575 gene encoding uncharacterized protein LOC113312575, giving the protein MKKTGREMPYMCRLCREDCEDVGHITWLCKIAKKIWNWAADIFNLKPNEDLVASYKVAKGRSRMIKDLWLVANIAIVTELWKLCNKAYYENMRVQWLELKGQVHQVIRDNSIRMKGHMYNALDDFRILNFFRVEHRSCKHSVPIEVTWKPPNPDELMICCDGASLGNPGQDGSGIVFVILTRHFWEFCALDWAGRPTFMLKRVVMAANAEMENGEEFLQKY; this is encoded by the exons ATGaagaagacaggtagggagatgccttATATGTGCCGTTTGTGCAGGGAGGATTGCGAAGATGTCGGCCATATTACTTGGCTTTGCAAAATTGCTAAGAAGATTTGGAATTGGGCAGCTGATATTTTTAATCTGAAACCGAATGAAGATCTTGTGGCCTCTTACAAGGTTGCAAAAGGGCGGAGTAGGATGATAaaggatctgtggcttgttgcaaatATTGCAATAGTTACGGAATTATGGAAGTTGTGCAACAAGGCTTATTATGAGAACATGCGAGTTCAATGGCTTGAATTGAAGGGACaggttcatcaggtaattcgtgataactcaattagaatgaagggccacatGTATAATGCCTTAGATGATTTtcgaattttgaatttctttagagtgGAGCATAGATCTTGCAAACACTCTgttccaattgaagttacttggaaGCCGCCTAATCCAGATgagcttatgatctgttgtgatggtgcatcacttggcaACCCGGGCCAAGATGGTTCTGGTATAGTTTTCGTGATTCTAACTCGGCATTTTTGGGAGTTTTGTGCGTTGGACTGGGCTGGCAGACCAACTtttatgctgaa gAGAGTTGTCATGGCAGCTAATGCAGAAATGGAAAATGGCGAAGAGTTTTTACAAAAATATTAG